A stretch of the Candidatus Binatia bacterium genome encodes the following:
- a CDS encoding ribbon-helix-helix protein, CopG family — MPISAQVPEGYTRLTFNLDKKLHKKLKQMALDEDKNMSDILVELIEAYLQHRPPSLHKKDRR, encoded by the coding sequence ATGCCGATCTCCGCACAGGTGCCGGAGGGATACACCCGGCTGACCTTCAACCTGGACAAGAAGCTGCACAAGAAACTGAAGCAGATGGCCCTGGACGAGGACAAGAACATGAGCGACATCCTCGTCGAGCTGATCGAGGCTTATCTTCAGCATCGCCCACCCAGCCTACATAAGAAGGACCGACGATGA